From the Pomacea canaliculata isolate SZHN2017 linkage group LG4, ASM307304v1, whole genome shotgun sequence genome, one window contains:
- the LOC112561765 gene encoding uncharacterized protein LOC112561765 isoform X1: MASKLNVLMFLGTTREGRLGPRVAQFVQHQLKTKYDLMLLDAEDLNLPMLKKALHFYEDPSQAPKVLLDCKAKIQAADAFIVITAEYNTGMPPALSNMLNHFGPKSFSYKPSGIISYSVGIFGGVRAAMQLRCFLGEIGTLSVSNVFAIPEIHNALDENGKPLNEHMVTGLDHMISQLDWYAHAMKNHRNMTGVPKYIPKSDIIYE, encoded by the exons ATGGCTTCTAAACTCAATGTCCTTATGTTTCTGGGAACCACTCGTGAAGGGAGACTTGGTCCTCGAGTGGCACAGTTCGTGCAACATCAGCTCAAGACGAAGTATGACTTGATGCTGTTAG ATGCAGAAGACCTAAATCTACCCATGCTGAAGAAGGCCTTGCACTTTTATGAAGACCCATCACAAGCCCCAAAAGTTCTTCTTGACTGCAAAGCAAAAATTCAAGCCGCAGATGCTTTCATTGTTATAACAGCAGAATACAACACAGGCATGCCGCCAGCACTTAGCAACATGCTGAATCACTTCGGACCCAAATCATTCTCTTACAAGCCTTCTGGCATCATCAGTTATTCAGTGG gAATCTTTGGAGGGGTGCGAGCTGCCATGCAGTTACGATGTTTCCTAGGTGAAATAGGAACTCTCAGTGTCTCCAATGTTTTTGCCATCCCAGAAATACACAATGCCTTGGATGAGAATGGAAAGCCATTAAATGAGCACATGGTGACAGGGCTTGATCACATGATCTCTCAGCTGGATTGGTATGCTCATGCCATGAAAAACCATCGCAACATGACTGGAGTACCAAAATATATTCCAAAAAGTGACATAATTTATGAGTAA
- the LOC112561764 gene encoding protein unc-45 homolog B-like isoform X1, giving the protein MTAAAMAEPESLKEEGNKYFRSGQYEDALRCYTQALELGSLNDSEKAIIFKNRSACRLKLNDHEAAVSDASACLELAPNDPKALFRRCQALDALGRVEEAYRDAVTLLKIDPKNNAVQTIFNRLNPLVQERLQKQNSLTNKVSQMVSLAFDLSVSKDKRLQALNNLIVLAREDAGAELICHKGCINQLAALVREKDADFIIAATRILASLAKTSKQRAATVVNTLDLNLLLLVLGQASAEVGRSITHLLQTILNVYVGLEEYQAALKHYEQERKKGERLRYPQLSLNEEQQRYVDQLMNHLVRMIDSGKVTAEGRDFAMELLMKNITMKKGVGWTLKFLDTTGIEGLLTVAGTQKQFKSLAVTDHSRMHASVILSTVYEDLIADKHREKFKEKCTNFLKELFGDEIIESKIEAIEVISSLLQGPYEVGNMLLGIEGVVQIMFTLANSDNIHYQRVAVEAIVNSASKKNQCSGVLKDAVPILKKLYQSADESIKVRALVGLCKLGSYSGGDVSEQPFADGSTLKLARICRKFLVNTSKDCDLRRWATEGLAYLTLDADVKEELVDDAAALNSIFDLAKNPDYKMTYACITTLVNLTNSYDKQEIIPEMAELARFAKQHVPEEHPKDKHEFVVQRIHKLAQAGVTNALVCLSGTESCNSRELICRVFLALATEQSLRGLMVQQGAVKVLLQLLENNTDTGAVLAAHSLAKIAVTMDPNTAFPGQRVYEVVRPLISLLHHDRSGLQNFEALLALTNLSSVSENIRNCILENNGLQSIEQLMFEEHEMIRRAATECMSNMVMSPKVQELFERDNDRVKVLVLFAGEEDLELMQAAAGALANMSTNHKLCHKITQVKPWLQILQALLVSDKVEIQHRASYVTLNLMAADKDIATRLIESRVLEILMALTRLDGEERAGVREYAQAALDKAVELELIRPYDANADAGIIFKRAPDVKQMEDIVEAAEGEQKESDSEDEKAKAQTNTDNQKAHEKITDSCPKDKDFKQRDVTNETGLLSNVGEELVEGEKISKCDGVLLSEQEEVKRDTSEQEERKCDTKEEIS; this is encoded by the exons atgactGCTGCAGCAATGGCAGAACCAGAAAGTTTGAAGGAGGAgggtaacaaatattttaggagTGGACAGTATGAAGATGCTTTGCGCTGCTACACACAGGCATTAGAGCTAGGCTCTCTGAATGACTCAGAGAAAGCCATCATCTTCAAGAATCGGTCTGCATGCAGGCTGAAGCTAAATGATCATGAAGCAGCAGTCTCTGATGCCTCAGCAT gCTTGGAGCTTGCACCTAATGACCCAAAGGCTTTATTCAGACGTTGTCAGGCTTTAGATGCTCTAGGACGGGTGGAGGAAGCCTACAGAGATGCTGTGACTCTTCTGAAAATAGACCCTAAAAATAATGCTGTGCAGACCATATTCAACAGACTCAATCCTCTTGTGCAGGAAAGG TTGCAGAAACAAAACAGTCTGACAAACAAAGTGTCCCAGATGGTCAGTCTGGCATTTGATTTATCAGTCAGCAAGGACAAAAGATTACAG GCTTTAAACAACTTAATTGTCCTGGCAAGAGAGGATGCTGGAGCAGAGCTTATTTGCCATAAAGGATGCATAAATCAACTTGCAGCActagtgagagaaaaagatgcaGATTTCATCATTGCTGCAACTCGAATTCTTGCAAGCTTGGCTAAAACCAGCAAGCAGAGG GCTGCGACTGTTGTGAATACTCTGGACTTGAACCTTCTGTTATTGGTGCTGGGTCAAGCATCAGCAGAAGTAGGACGAAGCATAACTCACCTTCTGCAAACAATACTTAATGTATATGTTGGTCTTGAGGAATATCAGGCAGCTCTCAAGCACTATGAgcaggaaaggaaaaaaggtGAACGCTTGAGATACCCACAGCTGTCATTGA ATGAAGAACAACAACGCTATGTAGATCAATTGATGAATCATTTGGTGCGGATGATTGACAGTGGCAAGGTCACTGCTGAAGGTCGTGACTTTGCCATGGAGCTTCTAATGAAGAATATAACTATGAAGAAAGGGGTAGGATGGACATTAAAGTTTCTTGACACAACTG gAATTGAAGGTCTGCTGACGGTAGCAGGAACTCAGAAGCAGTTCAAATCACTGGCAGTGACAGACCATTCTCGCATGCATGCTTCAGTTATTCTGTCTACAGTCTATGAAGATCTTATTGCTGATAAACATCGTGAAAAGTTCAAAGAGAAATGTACAAACTTTCTGAA AGAACTTTTTGGAGATGAGATCATCGAGTCCAAAATTGAAGCTATTGAGGTCATCTCAAGTCTTCTGCAG GGCCCATATGAGGTTGGCAATATGCTGCTTGGAATTGAAGGTGTTGTTCAGATAATGTTCACATTGGCAAACAGTGACAACATTCACTACCAG AGAGTAGCTGTGGAAGCCATTGTGAATTCTGCCTCCAAGAAAAACCAATGTTCAGGAGTGCTCAAAGATGCAGTTCCTATTCTGAAGAAGCTTTATCAGTCTGCTGATGAGAGTATTAAAGTACGAGCCCTTGTG GGTTTGTGTAAGCTGGGCAGCTATTCAGGAGGGGATGTAAGTGAACAGCCATTCGCAGATGGATCCACTCTTAAACTTGCACGTATCTGCCgcaa GTTTCTAGTCAACACAAGCAAAGATTGTGACCTTCGACGCTGGGCAACTGAAGGTCTTGCTTATCTAACCTTGGATGCAGATGTGAAGGAAGAGTTAGTAGACGATGCTGCAGCACTAAATTCCATCTTTGACCTGGCTAAA aaTCCTGATTACAAAATGACTTATGCCTGCATAACCACATTAGTTAACCTGACAAACAGCTATGACAAGCAGGAAATCATACCTGAAATGGCAGAATTGGCCAGGTTTGCTAAGCAGCATGTTCCCGAAGAACATCCTAAG GACAAGCATGAGTTCGTGGTGCAGCGAATACATAAACTGGCCCAGGCTGGTGTGACTAACGCCTTGGTGTGTCTGTCTGGCACAGAGTCATGCAACAGCCGAGAGCTGATATGCCGTGTATTCCTTGCTCTTGCCACTGAACAGTCATTGCGTGGTTTGATGGTACAGCAAGGTGCTGTCAAG GTGTTGTTACAACTTCTCGAAAATAATACAGACACTGGTGCAGTACTAGCTGCTCACAGTCTGGCTAAGATTGCTGTGACCATGGACCCGAACACTGCATTCCCCGGACAACGG GTTTATGAAGTTGTGCGACCTCTTATATCACTACTGCACCATGATCGATCGGGTCTACAAAACTTTGAGGCTTTGCTGGCACTGACTAACCTTTCGTCTGTTAGTGAAAACATAAG AAATTGCATTTTAGAGAACAATGGCCTTCAGTCAATTGAACAGCTAATGTTTGAGGAACATGAGATGATCCGGCGTGCTGCCACAGAATGCATGTCTAATATGGTGATGAGTCCGAAG GTGCAAGAACTGTTTGAGAGGGACAATGACCGTGTGAAGGTCCTTGTGCTTTTTGCTGGTGAAGAGGATCTTGAACTGATGCAAGCAGCAGCAGGTGCATTGGCTAACATGTCCACAAATCACAAACTTTGCCATAAAATAACACAG GTAAAACCATGGCTGCAGATTCTACAAGCATTGCTAGTAAGTGACAAAGTTGAGATCCAGCACCGTGCCTCGTATGTGACATTGAATCTCATGGCTGCAGACAAGGATATAGCTACACGCTTAATAGAGTCACGC GTCCTGGAAATTCTTATGGCGTTGACACGGTTAGATGGTGAAGAAAGAGCAGGTGTGCGGGAATATGCACAGGCTGCGCTGGACAAAGCTGTAGAACTAGAGCTGATTAGACCCTATGATGCAAATGCCGATGctggaattatttttaaacgtGCCCCAGATGTTAAACAGATGGAGGACATTGTAGAAGCAGCCGAAGgtgaacagaaagaaagtgaCAGTGAAGATGAGAAAGCAAAGGCACAAACAAATACAGACAATCAAAAAGCACATGAGAAGATAACAGATTCCTGTCCAAAAGACAAGGATTTTAAGCAAAGGGATGTCACCAATGAGACAGGATTGCTTTCAAATGTTGGAGAGGAGTTGGTAGAAGGTGAGAAGATAAGTAAATGTGATGGTGTACTATTATCAGAGCAAGAAGAGGTCAAACGTGACACATCAGaacaggaagagagaaaatgtgacaCAAAAGAAGAGATCTCATGA
- the LOC112561765 gene encoding uncharacterized protein LOC112561765 isoform X2, giving the protein MGEGELSSVNITPNTLSHNAKGVFGGTTVCTCLQCSEDAEDLNLPMLKKALHFYEDPSQAPKVLLDCKAKIQAADAFIVITAEYNTGMPPALSNMLNHFGPKSFSYKPSGIISYSVGIFGGVRAAMQLRCFLGEIGTLSVSNVFAIPEIHNALDENGKPLNEHMVTGLDHMISQLDWYAHAMKNHRNMTGVPKYIPKSDIIYE; this is encoded by the exons ATGGGAGAAGGGGAACtgtcttctgtaaacattactccaaacaccctttcccataatgcaaAAGGGGTGttcggtggcacaacggtttgCACCTGTCtccaatgcagtgaag ATGCAGAAGACCTAAATCTACCCATGCTGAAGAAGGCCTTGCACTTTTATGAAGACCCATCACAAGCCCCAAAAGTTCTTCTTGACTGCAAAGCAAAAATTCAAGCCGCAGATGCTTTCATTGTTATAACAGCAGAATACAACACAGGCATGCCGCCAGCACTTAGCAACATGCTGAATCACTTCGGACCCAAATCATTCTCTTACAAGCCTTCTGGCATCATCAGTTATTCAGTGG gAATCTTTGGAGGGGTGCGAGCTGCCATGCAGTTACGATGTTTCCTAGGTGAAATAGGAACTCTCAGTGTCTCCAATGTTTTTGCCATCCCAGAAATACACAATGCCTTGGATGAGAATGGAAAGCCATTAAATGAGCACATGGTGACAGGGCTTGATCACATGATCTCTCAGCTGGATTGGTATGCTCATGCCATGAAAAACCATCGCAACATGACTGGAGTACCAAAATATATTCCAAAAAGTGACATAATTTATGAGTAA
- the LOC112561764 gene encoding protein unc-45 homolog B-like isoform X2: MAEPESLKEEGNKYFRSGQYEDALRCYTQALELGSLNDSEKAIIFKNRSACRLKLNDHEAAVSDASACLELAPNDPKALFRRCQALDALGRVEEAYRDAVTLLKIDPKNNAVQTIFNRLNPLVQERLQKQNSLTNKVSQMVSLAFDLSVSKDKRLQALNNLIVLAREDAGAELICHKGCINQLAALVREKDADFIIAATRILASLAKTSKQRAATVVNTLDLNLLLLVLGQASAEVGRSITHLLQTILNVYVGLEEYQAALKHYEQERKKGERLRYPQLSLNEEQQRYVDQLMNHLVRMIDSGKVTAEGRDFAMELLMKNITMKKGVGWTLKFLDTTGIEGLLTVAGTQKQFKSLAVTDHSRMHASVILSTVYEDLIADKHREKFKEKCTNFLKELFGDEIIESKIEAIEVISSLLQGPYEVGNMLLGIEGVVQIMFTLANSDNIHYQRVAVEAIVNSASKKNQCSGVLKDAVPILKKLYQSADESIKVRALVGLCKLGSYSGGDVSEQPFADGSTLKLARICRKFLVNTSKDCDLRRWATEGLAYLTLDADVKEELVDDAAALNSIFDLAKNPDYKMTYACITTLVNLTNSYDKQEIIPEMAELARFAKQHVPEEHPKDKHEFVVQRIHKLAQAGVTNALVCLSGTESCNSRELICRVFLALATEQSLRGLMVQQGAVKVLLQLLENNTDTGAVLAAHSLAKIAVTMDPNTAFPGQRVYEVVRPLISLLHHDRSGLQNFEALLALTNLSSVSENIRNCILENNGLQSIEQLMFEEHEMIRRAATECMSNMVMSPKVQELFERDNDRVKVLVLFAGEEDLELMQAAAGALANMSTNHKLCHKITQVKPWLQILQALLVSDKVEIQHRASYVTLNLMAADKDIATRLIESRVLEILMALTRLDGEERAGVREYAQAALDKAVELELIRPYDANADAGIIFKRAPDVKQMEDIVEAAEGEQKESDSEDEKAKAQTNTDNQKAHEKITDSCPKDKDFKQRDVTNETGLLSNVGEELVEGEKISKCDGVLLSEQEEVKRDTSEQEERKCDTKEEIS; this comes from the exons ATGGCAGAACCAGAAAGTTTGAAGGAGGAgggtaacaaatattttaggagTGGACAGTATGAAGATGCTTTGCGCTGCTACACACAGGCATTAGAGCTAGGCTCTCTGAATGACTCAGAGAAAGCCATCATCTTCAAGAATCGGTCTGCATGCAGGCTGAAGCTAAATGATCATGAAGCAGCAGTCTCTGATGCCTCAGCAT gCTTGGAGCTTGCACCTAATGACCCAAAGGCTTTATTCAGACGTTGTCAGGCTTTAGATGCTCTAGGACGGGTGGAGGAAGCCTACAGAGATGCTGTGACTCTTCTGAAAATAGACCCTAAAAATAATGCTGTGCAGACCATATTCAACAGACTCAATCCTCTTGTGCAGGAAAGG TTGCAGAAACAAAACAGTCTGACAAACAAAGTGTCCCAGATGGTCAGTCTGGCATTTGATTTATCAGTCAGCAAGGACAAAAGATTACAG GCTTTAAACAACTTAATTGTCCTGGCAAGAGAGGATGCTGGAGCAGAGCTTATTTGCCATAAAGGATGCATAAATCAACTTGCAGCActagtgagagaaaaagatgcaGATTTCATCATTGCTGCAACTCGAATTCTTGCAAGCTTGGCTAAAACCAGCAAGCAGAGG GCTGCGACTGTTGTGAATACTCTGGACTTGAACCTTCTGTTATTGGTGCTGGGTCAAGCATCAGCAGAAGTAGGACGAAGCATAACTCACCTTCTGCAAACAATACTTAATGTATATGTTGGTCTTGAGGAATATCAGGCAGCTCTCAAGCACTATGAgcaggaaaggaaaaaaggtGAACGCTTGAGATACCCACAGCTGTCATTGA ATGAAGAACAACAACGCTATGTAGATCAATTGATGAATCATTTGGTGCGGATGATTGACAGTGGCAAGGTCACTGCTGAAGGTCGTGACTTTGCCATGGAGCTTCTAATGAAGAATATAACTATGAAGAAAGGGGTAGGATGGACATTAAAGTTTCTTGACACAACTG gAATTGAAGGTCTGCTGACGGTAGCAGGAACTCAGAAGCAGTTCAAATCACTGGCAGTGACAGACCATTCTCGCATGCATGCTTCAGTTATTCTGTCTACAGTCTATGAAGATCTTATTGCTGATAAACATCGTGAAAAGTTCAAAGAGAAATGTACAAACTTTCTGAA AGAACTTTTTGGAGATGAGATCATCGAGTCCAAAATTGAAGCTATTGAGGTCATCTCAAGTCTTCTGCAG GGCCCATATGAGGTTGGCAATATGCTGCTTGGAATTGAAGGTGTTGTTCAGATAATGTTCACATTGGCAAACAGTGACAACATTCACTACCAG AGAGTAGCTGTGGAAGCCATTGTGAATTCTGCCTCCAAGAAAAACCAATGTTCAGGAGTGCTCAAAGATGCAGTTCCTATTCTGAAGAAGCTTTATCAGTCTGCTGATGAGAGTATTAAAGTACGAGCCCTTGTG GGTTTGTGTAAGCTGGGCAGCTATTCAGGAGGGGATGTAAGTGAACAGCCATTCGCAGATGGATCCACTCTTAAACTTGCACGTATCTGCCgcaa GTTTCTAGTCAACACAAGCAAAGATTGTGACCTTCGACGCTGGGCAACTGAAGGTCTTGCTTATCTAACCTTGGATGCAGATGTGAAGGAAGAGTTAGTAGACGATGCTGCAGCACTAAATTCCATCTTTGACCTGGCTAAA aaTCCTGATTACAAAATGACTTATGCCTGCATAACCACATTAGTTAACCTGACAAACAGCTATGACAAGCAGGAAATCATACCTGAAATGGCAGAATTGGCCAGGTTTGCTAAGCAGCATGTTCCCGAAGAACATCCTAAG GACAAGCATGAGTTCGTGGTGCAGCGAATACATAAACTGGCCCAGGCTGGTGTGACTAACGCCTTGGTGTGTCTGTCTGGCACAGAGTCATGCAACAGCCGAGAGCTGATATGCCGTGTATTCCTTGCTCTTGCCACTGAACAGTCATTGCGTGGTTTGATGGTACAGCAAGGTGCTGTCAAG GTGTTGTTACAACTTCTCGAAAATAATACAGACACTGGTGCAGTACTAGCTGCTCACAGTCTGGCTAAGATTGCTGTGACCATGGACCCGAACACTGCATTCCCCGGACAACGG GTTTATGAAGTTGTGCGACCTCTTATATCACTACTGCACCATGATCGATCGGGTCTACAAAACTTTGAGGCTTTGCTGGCACTGACTAACCTTTCGTCTGTTAGTGAAAACATAAG AAATTGCATTTTAGAGAACAATGGCCTTCAGTCAATTGAACAGCTAATGTTTGAGGAACATGAGATGATCCGGCGTGCTGCCACAGAATGCATGTCTAATATGGTGATGAGTCCGAAG GTGCAAGAACTGTTTGAGAGGGACAATGACCGTGTGAAGGTCCTTGTGCTTTTTGCTGGTGAAGAGGATCTTGAACTGATGCAAGCAGCAGCAGGTGCATTGGCTAACATGTCCACAAATCACAAACTTTGCCATAAAATAACACAG GTAAAACCATGGCTGCAGATTCTACAAGCATTGCTAGTAAGTGACAAAGTTGAGATCCAGCACCGTGCCTCGTATGTGACATTGAATCTCATGGCTGCAGACAAGGATATAGCTACACGCTTAATAGAGTCACGC GTCCTGGAAATTCTTATGGCGTTGACACGGTTAGATGGTGAAGAAAGAGCAGGTGTGCGGGAATATGCACAGGCTGCGCTGGACAAAGCTGTAGAACTAGAGCTGATTAGACCCTATGATGCAAATGCCGATGctggaattatttttaaacgtGCCCCAGATGTTAAACAGATGGAGGACATTGTAGAAGCAGCCGAAGgtgaacagaaagaaagtgaCAGTGAAGATGAGAAAGCAAAGGCACAAACAAATACAGACAATCAAAAAGCACATGAGAAGATAACAGATTCCTGTCCAAAAGACAAGGATTTTAAGCAAAGGGATGTCACCAATGAGACAGGATTGCTTTCAAATGTTGGAGAGGAGTTGGTAGAAGGTGAGAAGATAAGTAAATGTGATGGTGTACTATTATCAGAGCAAGAAGAGGTCAAACGTGACACATCAGaacaggaagagagaaaatgtgacaCAAAAGAAGAGATCTCATGA
- the LOC112561766 gene encoding NAD(P)H-dependent FMN reductase C4B3.06c-like, with protein MYRSYKESTMASKLKVVIFLGTTREGRLGPRVAKFVQDHLKSKYDVTLFDAEEMNLPMLKKALHFYRDQSQAPKVLLDCDAKIQAADAFIVLTAEYNHSIPPALSNLLDHFGPQGFSYKPSGIISYSPGIYGGMRAAMQLRCFLSELGTLSVSNIFGIPEVHKALDENGKPLNEHMVTGLDRLMSQLDWHAHAMKNHRSKFGVPK; from the exons ATGTACAGAAGCTACAAAGAGTCCACAATGGCATCGAAACTGAAGGTCGTTATTTTCCTAGGAACCACTCGCGAAGGAAGACTCGGTCCTAGAGTTGCAAAATTCGTGCAGGATCATCTCAAGTCCAAGTACGATGTGACACTGTTTG ATGCGGAAGAGATGAACCTACCCATGCTGAAGAAGGCCCTGCACTTTTATAGAGACCAGTCACAAGCCCCGAAAGTTCTTCTTGACTGTGACGCAAAAATTCAAGCTGCAGATGCTTTCATTGTTCTAACAGCAGAATACAACCACAGCATACCCCCAGCTCTTAGCAACTTGCTGGACCACTTTGGGCCCCAGGGATTCTCATACAAGCCTTCTGGCATCATCAGCTATTCACCAG GAATCTATGGTGGTATGCGAGCTGCCATGCAGTTGCGCTGTTTCCTGAGTGAACTGGGAACTCTCAGCGTCTCCAACATTTTTGGCATCCCAGAAGTGCACAAAGCCCTGGATGAGAATGGAAAGCCATTGAATGAGCACATGGTAACAGGGCTTGATCGCTTGATGTCTCAGCTGGATTGGCATGCCCATGCCATGAAAAACCACCGCAGCAAATTCGGAGTACCAAAATAA